A single window of Nicotiana tomentosiformis chromosome 1, ASM39032v3, whole genome shotgun sequence DNA harbors:
- the LOC104109448 gene encoding protoporphyrinogen oxidase, chloroplastic isoform X2, protein MTTTPIANHPNIFTHQSSSPLAFLNRTSFIPFSSVSKRNSVNCNGWRTRCSVAKDYTVPSSSVDGGPAAELDCVIVGAGISGLCIAQVMSANYPNLMVTEARDRAGGNITTVERDGYLWEEGPNSFQPSDPMLTMAVDCGLKDDLVLGDPNAPRFVLWKGKLRPVPSKLTDLPFFDLMSIPGKLRAGFGAIGLRPSPPGHEESVEQFVRRNLGGEVFERLIEPFCSGVYAGDPSKLSMKAAFGKVWKLEETGGSIIGGTFKAIKERSSTPKAPRDPRLPKPKGQTVGSFRKGLRMLPDAISARLGSKLKLSWKLSSITKSEKGGYHLTYETPEGVVSLQSRSIVMTVPSYVASNILRPLSVAAADALSNFYYPPVGAVTISYPQEAIRDERLVDGELKGFGQLHPRTQGVETLGIIYSLSVFPDHHYLQILSVPCKSKMNDFRSITSGFDSS, encoded by the exons ATGACAACAACTCCCATCGCCAATCATCCTAATATTTTCACTCACCAGTCGTCATCGCCATTGGCATTCTTAAACCGTACGAGTTTCATCCCTTTCTCTTCAGTCTCCAAGCGCAATAGTGTCAATTGCAATGGCTGGAGAACACGATGCTCCGTTGCCAAAGATTACACAGTTCCTTCCTCATCGGTCGACGGCGGACCCGCGGCGGAGCTGGACTGTGTAATAGTTGGAGCAGGAATTAGTGGTCTCTGCATTGCGCAGGTGATGTCCGCTAATTACCCCAATTTGATGGTAACCGAGGCGAGAGATCGTGCCGGTGGCAACATAACGACTGTGGAAAGAGACGGCTATTTGTGGGAAGAAGGTCCCAACAGTTTCCAGCCGTCCGATCCTATGTTGACTATGGCTGTAGATTGTGGATTGAAGGATGATTTGGTGTTGGGAGATCCTAATGCGCCCCGTTTCGTTTTGTGGAAGGGTAAATTAAGGCCCGTCCCCTCAAAACTCACTGATCTTCCCTTTTTTGATTTGATGAGCATTCCTGGCAAGTTGAGAGCTGGTTTTGGTGCCATTGGCCTCCGCCCTTCACCTCCA GGTCATGAGGAATCAGTTGAGCAGTTCGTGCGTCGTAATCTTGGTGGCGAAGTCTTTGAACGCTTGATAGAACCATTTTGTTCTG GTGTTTATGCTGGTGATCCCTCAAAACTGAGTATGAAAGCAGCATTTGggaaagtttggaagttggaagaaaCTGGTGGTAGCATTATTGGAGGAACCTTTAAAGCAATAAAGGAGAGATCCAGTACACCTAAAGCGCCCCGCGATCC GCGTTTACCTAAACCAAAAGGACAGACAGTTGGATCATTCAGGAAGGGTCTCAGAATGCTGCCGGATGCAATCAGTGCAAG ATTGGGAAGCAAATTAAAACTATCATGGAAGCTTTCTAGCATTACTAAGTCAGAAAAAGGAGGATATCACTTGACATACGAGACACCAGAAGGAGTAGTTTCTCTTCAAAGTCGAAGCATTGTCATGACTGTGCCATCCTATGTAGCAAGCAACATATTACGTCCTCTTTCG GTTGCCGCAGCAGATGCACTTTCAAATTTCTACTATCCCCCAGTTGGAGCAGTCACAATTTCATATCCTCAAGAAGCTATTCGTGATGAGCGTCTGGTTGATGGTGAACTAAAGGGATTTGGGCAGTTGCATCCACGTACACAGGGAGTGGAAACACTAG GAATAATATATAGCTTATCAGTCTTCCCTGACCATCATTACCTTCAAATTTTGTCAGTACCATGCAAATCAAAGATGAATGATTTCAGATCAATAACATCAGGATTTGACTCATCTTAA
- the LOC104109453 gene encoding meiosis-specific protein ASY3 isoform X2, with the protein MDVNRKPNSRDDPMSDAWSFGSNYHPSSQSRKISVGIVIDSVAKCRTQKAKQAENHAHVAALKTSNKGTSAENGGTTMAQNKRNFTNDRKKREIGSTSAIREPTEQQTSPWISTKTLHHEPTLEPVTPAEKPSIVQGVVEMSNRSNRVEVKENAAVEEMPEKEVKGKNAKPENAGSETLRLKLWEILGNVSSQNKQCPNSPVLVQDANASHPEHKDTGYHVDEPRQNSDTIESDTQSHEYAIRRPVTRSLARKRAPAKLKSYSRKRPPACKEDGLEKNPFLSKDRWSRTLCDAGTDSSLMENGRRGKRKSHQMDASKICKQNNVMKDEDASNSHKRVPLPKKFVYPGVAAGNGTTLFEEKKDEMDQPNADNLESHVVEMTEQLRNLQEHIDQQGNSADKSKRKALDSDSDEQIPTLAMKTPSRKSFPGFAPRSNQGQPHGDVHEHITSKTEGISNVKSSDSGRRSFPGFAPRSNLGQQHGDVHEHITSKTEGISNVKSSDSGRKSFPGFAPRSNLGQPHGDVHEHITSKTEGISNVKRFCPGRKSFPEFAPRSNLGQPHGDVHEHITSKTEGICKVKSFDGLKREYNESSDDAGKLESAPFSERPIKEEDSQFRFSRPSSMESDAEGSEDSSNIQGGIQTQLSPEIGNTKEQEAPRPNKKLFNKDDANLSGVNLAAASSKGIDCRKLEKYLAQNEEDALTSAMTLFAISLEKVRSKMKSVTNQRSAEILKSVAENVHTQLQNAEFQIKADMRKITSLNKSKRKHVEEVLQEKQQHLNVIYERFKEEVNQHLQDCKSTLESLEAHEVEVKATVEKRKASSRKLLLEAEEAIETQLDYAERRINSIHHVAREKMCQLKLVVAECLKEGVLG; encoded by the exons ATGGACGTCAACAGGAAGCCAAATTCACGAGAT GACCCTATGAGTGACGCTTGGAGTTTTGGCAGCAATTATCACCCATCCAGTCAATCTAGAAAAATATCAGTTGGAATTGTGATAGATTCAGTTGCAAAATGCAGAACACAAAAAGCAAAGCAAGCTGAAAATCACGCGCACGTGGCTGCACTTAAAACTTCTAACAAAGGGACGTCTGCTGAAAATGGTGGGACAACAATGGCTCAAAACAAGCGGAATTTTACGAATGACAGAAAGAAGAGGGAAATAGGGAGCACTTCTGCTATCAGAGAGCCCACGGAGCAGCAGACATCTCCTTGGATATCAACTAAAACCCTTCACCATGAACCAACTTTAGAGCCTGTTACTCCAGCAGAGAAACCTTCAATTGTTCAGGGCGTAGTTGAGATGTCCAACAGATCAAACAGAGTGGAG GTGAAGGAGAATGCTGCAGTGGAAGAAATGCCTGAGAAAGAAGTCAAAGGAAAAAATGCCAAACCAGAAAATGCAGGCAGTGAAACTTTACGGTTGAAGCTTTGGGAGATCTTAGGAAATGTTTCATCCCAAAACAAGCAGTGTCCAAATTCTCCAGTTCTCGTGCAGGATGCAAACGCCTCGCACCCAGAGCACAAAGACACAGGATATCATGTTGATGAGCCTAGGCAAAATTCAGATACTATAGAAAGTGATACTCAAAGTCATGAGTACGCTATTAGGAGACCGGTTACTCGTTCTTTAGCTCGAAAAAGAGCTCCTGCTAAGTTGAAATCATACAGTAGAAAAAGGCCACCGGCATGTAAGGAGGATGGCTTAGAGAAAAATCCCTTCCTTTCAAAAGATCGGTGGTCTAGAACATTATGTGATGCTGGCACTGATAGTTCGTTGATGGAAAATGGAAGGAGAGGCAAGAGGAAGAGTCACCAGATGGATGCATCCAAGATTTGCAAGCAGAACAACGTAATGAAAGATGAAGATGCAAGCAATAGTCATAAAAGAGTACCACTTCCTAAGAAATTTGTATATCCTGGTGTTGCAGCTGGTAATGGTACTACTTTGTTTGAGGAGAAAAAAGACGAGATGGACCAGCCAAATGCTGATAACCTAGAATCCCATGTTGTAGAGATGACTGAGCAGCTGAGAAATCTGCAAGAACATATAGATCAGCAAGGAAACTCAGCAGATAAATCCAAGAGGAAAGCATTGGACTCGGACTCTGACGAACAAATCCCAACTTTGGCTATGAAAACACCTAGCAGAAAATCGTTTCCTGGATTTGCACCAAGAAGCAATCAAGGGCAACCACATGGTGATGTTCATGAACATATAACATCTAAAACTGAGGGAATTTCTAATGTCAAGAGCTCTGATTCTGGCAGAAGATCTTTTCCTGGATTTGCACCAAGAAGCAATCTAGGGCAACAACATGGTGATGTTCATGAACATATAACATCTAAAACTGAGGGAATTTCTAATGTCAAGAGCTCTGATTCTGGCAGAAAATCTTTTCCTGGATTTGCACCAAGAAGCAATCTGGGGCAACCACATGGTGATGTTCATGAACATATAACATCTAAAACTGAGGGAATTTCTAATGTCAAGAGATTTTGTCCTGGCAGAAAATCTTTTCCTGAATTTGCACCAAGAAGTAATCTGGGGCAACCACATGGTGATGTTCACGAACATATAACATCTAAAACTGAAGGCATTTGTAAGGTCAAGAGCTTTGATGGACTTAAACGAGAATATAATGAGTCATCT GATGATGCAGGGAAATTGGAAAGTGCACCTTTTTCTGAAAGGCCTATCAAGGAAGAAGATTCACAGTTTAGGTTTTCTAGACCGTCATCCATGGAAAGTGATGCCGAGGGCTCTGAAGACAGTTCAAACATTCAAG GTGGTATACAGACACAACTGTCTCCTGAAATTGGTAATACCAAGGAACAAGAGGCTCCTCGACCAAACAAAAAACTCTTCAACAAAGATGATGCTAATCTTTCTGGAGTTAATCTTGCTGCAGCCTCTTCTAAAG GAATTGATTGTAGGAAGCTTGAGAAGTATTTAGCACAGAATGAAGAGGATGCGCTAACTAG TGCCATGACCTTATTTGCTATCTCGTTGGAGAAAGTTAGGAGCAAAATGAAGTCTGTTACTAACCAAAGATCTGCTGAGATTCTGAAGTCTGTTGCGGAGAATGTACATACGCAGTTGCAGAATGCTGAGTTTCAGATTAAAGCAGACAT GAGAAAGATAACCAGTCTGAATAAATCAAAGAGAAAGCATGTAGAAGAAGTGCTTCAAG AGAAACAGCAGCATCTGAATGTCATATACGAAAGATTCAAAGAAGAGGTCAATCAGCATCTCCAGGATTGCAAGAGCACACTTGAATCTCTAGAAGCACACGAAGTTGAGGTGAAAGCAACTGTGGAAAAAAGAA AAGCATCAAGTAGGAAACTACTTTTGGAAGCGGAAGAAGCAATTGAGACTCAGCTCGATTATGCTGAAAGAAGGATTAATTCGATCCACCAT GTGGCAAGAGAGAAGATGTGTCAGCTGAAACTCGTGGTTGCTGAATGTTTAAAAGAGGGTGTCCTTGGTTGA
- the LOC104109448 gene encoding protoporphyrinogen oxidase, chloroplastic isoform X1, with amino-acid sequence MTTTPIANHPNIFTHQSSSPLAFLNRTSFIPFSSVSKRNSVNCNGWRTRCSVAKDYTVPSSSVDGGPAAELDCVIVGAGISGLCIAQVMSANYPNLMVTEARDRAGGNITTVERDGYLWEEGPNSFQPSDPMLTMAVDCGLKDDLVLGDPNAPRFVLWKGKLRPVPSKLTDLPFFDLMSIPGKLRAGFGAIGLRPSPPGHEESVEQFVRRNLGGEVFERLIEPFCSGVYAGDPSKLSMKAAFGKVWKLEETGGSIIGGTFKAIKERSSTPKAPRDPRLPKPKGQTVGSFRKGLRMLPDAISARLGSKLKLSWKLSSITKSEKGGYHLTYETPEGVVSLQSRSIVMTVPSYVASNILRPLSVAAADALSNFYYPPVGAVTISYPQEAIRDERLVDGELKGFGQLHPRTQGVETLGTIYSSSLFPNRAPKGRVLLLNYIGGAKNPEILSKTESQLVEVVDRDLRKMLIKPKAQDPLVVGVRVWPQAIPQFLVGHLDTLSTAKAAMNDNGLEGLFLGGNYVSGVALGRCVEGAYEVASEVTGFLSRYAYK; translated from the exons ATGACAACAACTCCCATCGCCAATCATCCTAATATTTTCACTCACCAGTCGTCATCGCCATTGGCATTCTTAAACCGTACGAGTTTCATCCCTTTCTCTTCAGTCTCCAAGCGCAATAGTGTCAATTGCAATGGCTGGAGAACACGATGCTCCGTTGCCAAAGATTACACAGTTCCTTCCTCATCGGTCGACGGCGGACCCGCGGCGGAGCTGGACTGTGTAATAGTTGGAGCAGGAATTAGTGGTCTCTGCATTGCGCAGGTGATGTCCGCTAATTACCCCAATTTGATGGTAACCGAGGCGAGAGATCGTGCCGGTGGCAACATAACGACTGTGGAAAGAGACGGCTATTTGTGGGAAGAAGGTCCCAACAGTTTCCAGCCGTCCGATCCTATGTTGACTATGGCTGTAGATTGTGGATTGAAGGATGATTTGGTGTTGGGAGATCCTAATGCGCCCCGTTTCGTTTTGTGGAAGGGTAAATTAAGGCCCGTCCCCTCAAAACTCACTGATCTTCCCTTTTTTGATTTGATGAGCATTCCTGGCAAGTTGAGAGCTGGTTTTGGTGCCATTGGCCTCCGCCCTTCACCTCCA GGTCATGAGGAATCAGTTGAGCAGTTCGTGCGTCGTAATCTTGGTGGCGAAGTCTTTGAACGCTTGATAGAACCATTTTGTTCTG GTGTTTATGCTGGTGATCCCTCAAAACTGAGTATGAAAGCAGCATTTGggaaagtttggaagttggaagaaaCTGGTGGTAGCATTATTGGAGGAACCTTTAAAGCAATAAAGGAGAGATCCAGTACACCTAAAGCGCCCCGCGATCC GCGTTTACCTAAACCAAAAGGACAGACAGTTGGATCATTCAGGAAGGGTCTCAGAATGCTGCCGGATGCAATCAGTGCAAG ATTGGGAAGCAAATTAAAACTATCATGGAAGCTTTCTAGCATTACTAAGTCAGAAAAAGGAGGATATCACTTGACATACGAGACACCAGAAGGAGTAGTTTCTCTTCAAAGTCGAAGCATTGTCATGACTGTGCCATCCTATGTAGCAAGCAACATATTACGTCCTCTTTCG GTTGCCGCAGCAGATGCACTTTCAAATTTCTACTATCCCCCAGTTGGAGCAGTCACAATTTCATATCCTCAAGAAGCTATTCGTGATGAGCGTCTGGTTGATGGTGAACTAAAGGGATTTGGGCAGTTGCATCCACGTACACAGGGAGTGGAAACACTAG GAACGATATATAGTTCATCACTCTTCCCTAACCGTGCCCCAAAAGGTCGGGTGCTACTCTTGAACTACATTGGAGGAGCAAAAAATCCTGAAATTTTGTCTAAG ACGGAGAGCCAACTTGTGGAAGTAGTTGATCGTGACCTCAGAAAAATGCTTATAAAACCCAAAGCTCAAGATCCTCTTGTTGTGGGTGTGCGAGTATGGCCACAAGCTATCCCACAGTTTTTGGTTGGTCATCTGGATACGCTAAGTACTGCAAAAGCTGCTATGAATGATAATGGGCTTGAAGGGCTGTTTCTTGGGGGTAATTATGTGTCAGGTGTAGCATTGGGGAGGTGTGTTGAAGGTGCTTATGAAGTTGCATCCGAGGTAACAGGATTTCTGTCTCGGTATGCATACAAATGA
- the LOC104109453 gene encoding meiosis-specific protein ASY3 isoform X1: MDVNRKPNSRDDPMSDAWSFGSNYHPSSQSRKISVGIVIDSVAKCRTQKAKQAENHAHVAALKTSNKGTSAENGGTTMAQNKRNFTNDRKKREIGSTSAIREPTEQQTSPWISTKTLHHEPTLEPVTPAEKPSIVQGVVEMSNRSNRVEVGPVECSLRAFLIQTRTLQFDKSKQVKENAAVEEMPEKEVKGKNAKPENAGSETLRLKLWEILGNVSSQNKQCPNSPVLVQDANASHPEHKDTGYHVDEPRQNSDTIESDTQSHEYAIRRPVTRSLARKRAPAKLKSYSRKRPPACKEDGLEKNPFLSKDRWSRTLCDAGTDSSLMENGRRGKRKSHQMDASKICKQNNVMKDEDASNSHKRVPLPKKFVYPGVAAGNGTTLFEEKKDEMDQPNADNLESHVVEMTEQLRNLQEHIDQQGNSADKSKRKALDSDSDEQIPTLAMKTPSRKSFPGFAPRSNQGQPHGDVHEHITSKTEGISNVKSSDSGRRSFPGFAPRSNLGQQHGDVHEHITSKTEGISNVKSSDSGRKSFPGFAPRSNLGQPHGDVHEHITSKTEGISNVKRFCPGRKSFPEFAPRSNLGQPHGDVHEHITSKTEGICKVKSFDGLKREYNESSDDAGKLESAPFSERPIKEEDSQFRFSRPSSMESDAEGSEDSSNIQGGIQTQLSPEIGNTKEQEAPRPNKKLFNKDDANLSGVNLAAASSKGIDCRKLEKYLAQNEEDALTSAMTLFAISLEKVRSKMKSVTNQRSAEILKSVAENVHTQLQNAEFQIKADMRKITSLNKSKRKHVEEVLQEKQQHLNVIYERFKEEVNQHLQDCKSTLESLEAHEVEVKATVEKRKASSRKLLLEAEEAIETQLDYAERRINSIHHVAREKMCQLKLVVAECLKEGVLG; this comes from the exons ATGGACGTCAACAGGAAGCCAAATTCACGAGAT GACCCTATGAGTGACGCTTGGAGTTTTGGCAGCAATTATCACCCATCCAGTCAATCTAGAAAAATATCAGTTGGAATTGTGATAGATTCAGTTGCAAAATGCAGAACACAAAAAGCAAAGCAAGCTGAAAATCACGCGCACGTGGCTGCACTTAAAACTTCTAACAAAGGGACGTCTGCTGAAAATGGTGGGACAACAATGGCTCAAAACAAGCGGAATTTTACGAATGACAGAAAGAAGAGGGAAATAGGGAGCACTTCTGCTATCAGAGAGCCCACGGAGCAGCAGACATCTCCTTGGATATCAACTAAAACCCTTCACCATGAACCAACTTTAGAGCCTGTTACTCCAGCAGAGAAACCTTCAATTGTTCAGGGCGTAGTTGAGATGTCCAACAGATCAAACAGAGTGGAGGTAGGACCAGTAGAGTGTTCTTTAAGGGCTTTCTTAATCCAGACAAGGACTTTACAGTTTGACAAATCAAAGCAGGTGAAGGAGAATGCTGCAGTGGAAGAAATGCCTGAGAAAGAAGTCAAAGGAAAAAATGCCAAACCAGAAAATGCAGGCAGTGAAACTTTACGGTTGAAGCTTTGGGAGATCTTAGGAAATGTTTCATCCCAAAACAAGCAGTGTCCAAATTCTCCAGTTCTCGTGCAGGATGCAAACGCCTCGCACCCAGAGCACAAAGACACAGGATATCATGTTGATGAGCCTAGGCAAAATTCAGATACTATAGAAAGTGATACTCAAAGTCATGAGTACGCTATTAGGAGACCGGTTACTCGTTCTTTAGCTCGAAAAAGAGCTCCTGCTAAGTTGAAATCATACAGTAGAAAAAGGCCACCGGCATGTAAGGAGGATGGCTTAGAGAAAAATCCCTTCCTTTCAAAAGATCGGTGGTCTAGAACATTATGTGATGCTGGCACTGATAGTTCGTTGATGGAAAATGGAAGGAGAGGCAAGAGGAAGAGTCACCAGATGGATGCATCCAAGATTTGCAAGCAGAACAACGTAATGAAAGATGAAGATGCAAGCAATAGTCATAAAAGAGTACCACTTCCTAAGAAATTTGTATATCCTGGTGTTGCAGCTGGTAATGGTACTACTTTGTTTGAGGAGAAAAAAGACGAGATGGACCAGCCAAATGCTGATAACCTAGAATCCCATGTTGTAGAGATGACTGAGCAGCTGAGAAATCTGCAAGAACATATAGATCAGCAAGGAAACTCAGCAGATAAATCCAAGAGGAAAGCATTGGACTCGGACTCTGACGAACAAATCCCAACTTTGGCTATGAAAACACCTAGCAGAAAATCGTTTCCTGGATTTGCACCAAGAAGCAATCAAGGGCAACCACATGGTGATGTTCATGAACATATAACATCTAAAACTGAGGGAATTTCTAATGTCAAGAGCTCTGATTCTGGCAGAAGATCTTTTCCTGGATTTGCACCAAGAAGCAATCTAGGGCAACAACATGGTGATGTTCATGAACATATAACATCTAAAACTGAGGGAATTTCTAATGTCAAGAGCTCTGATTCTGGCAGAAAATCTTTTCCTGGATTTGCACCAAGAAGCAATCTGGGGCAACCACATGGTGATGTTCATGAACATATAACATCTAAAACTGAGGGAATTTCTAATGTCAAGAGATTTTGTCCTGGCAGAAAATCTTTTCCTGAATTTGCACCAAGAAGTAATCTGGGGCAACCACATGGTGATGTTCACGAACATATAACATCTAAAACTGAAGGCATTTGTAAGGTCAAGAGCTTTGATGGACTTAAACGAGAATATAATGAGTCATCT GATGATGCAGGGAAATTGGAAAGTGCACCTTTTTCTGAAAGGCCTATCAAGGAAGAAGATTCACAGTTTAGGTTTTCTAGACCGTCATCCATGGAAAGTGATGCCGAGGGCTCTGAAGACAGTTCAAACATTCAAG GTGGTATACAGACACAACTGTCTCCTGAAATTGGTAATACCAAGGAACAAGAGGCTCCTCGACCAAACAAAAAACTCTTCAACAAAGATGATGCTAATCTTTCTGGAGTTAATCTTGCTGCAGCCTCTTCTAAAG GAATTGATTGTAGGAAGCTTGAGAAGTATTTAGCACAGAATGAAGAGGATGCGCTAACTAG TGCCATGACCTTATTTGCTATCTCGTTGGAGAAAGTTAGGAGCAAAATGAAGTCTGTTACTAACCAAAGATCTGCTGAGATTCTGAAGTCTGTTGCGGAGAATGTACATACGCAGTTGCAGAATGCTGAGTTTCAGATTAAAGCAGACAT GAGAAAGATAACCAGTCTGAATAAATCAAAGAGAAAGCATGTAGAAGAAGTGCTTCAAG AGAAACAGCAGCATCTGAATGTCATATACGAAAGATTCAAAGAAGAGGTCAATCAGCATCTCCAGGATTGCAAGAGCACACTTGAATCTCTAGAAGCACACGAAGTTGAGGTGAAAGCAACTGTGGAAAAAAGAA AAGCATCAAGTAGGAAACTACTTTTGGAAGCGGAAGAAGCAATTGAGACTCAGCTCGATTATGCTGAAAGAAGGATTAATTCGATCCACCAT GTGGCAAGAGAGAAGATGTGTCAGCTGAAACTCGTGGTTGCTGAATGTTTAAAAGAGGGTGTCCTTGGTTGA